From Medicago truncatula cultivar Jemalong A17 chromosome 7, MtrunA17r5.0-ANR, whole genome shotgun sequence, a single genomic window includes:
- the LOC25499707 gene encoding cell division cycle 5-like protein, with product MRIMIKGGVWKNTEDEILKAAVMKYGKNQWARISSLLVRKSAKQCKARWYEWLDPSIKKTEWTREEDEKLLHLAKLMPTQWRTIAPIVGRTPSQCLERYEKLLDTACVKDDNYEPGDDPRKLRPGEIDPNPESKPARPDPVDMDEDEKEMLSEARARLANTKGKKAKRKAREKQLEEARRLASLQKKRELKAAGIDIRQRRRKRRGIDYNAEIPFEKRPPPGYFDVADEDREVEQPAFPTTIEELEGKRRIDVEAQLRKQDVARNKIAERQDAPAAILHANKLNDPETVRKRSKLMLPPPQISDQELDEIAKLGYASDLVGSEELTEGSSATRALLPNYPQTPNQAKTPLRTPQRTPASKGDAIMMEAENLARLRESQTPLLGGENPELHPSDFSGVTPKKKEIHTPNPLLTPSATPGSAGLTPRSGMTPARDGFSFGMTPKGTPLRDELHINEDMEMRDSAKLELRRQADMKKSLRSGLSSLPQPKNEYQIVMQPIQEDVEEPEEKIEEDMSDRMAREKAEEEARQQALLRKRSKVLQRELPRPPPASLELIRNSLIRADGDKSSFVPPTPIEQADEMIRKELLALLEHDNAKYPLEEIANKERKKGSKRAANGPAIPVIEDYQEDEMKSADQLIKDEAQYLREAMGHENDSLEEFVEAHTTCINDLMYFDTRNAYGLSSVAGNAEKLAALQNEFENVRSKLDDGKEKLIRLEKKVTTFTQGYEMRSKKGLWPQIEATFKQMDVAATEFECFQALKKQEQSAASHRINNLWSEVQKQKELEKILQKRYGDLTTELERTQNVMEHFRVQAQQKEEIEAKNHAQEEVQAQQKEEIEAKNHAIEEVQAQQQEETEAKNHVLESTEATADEINVQGTENSEAVPLSADQQIATMQDQATSSSKIDMDVDSSEAQMTDSTGVTLPDAPVAEDGHSNVLEDKNVESYIENSETTVDMSAAVEIKSNEGNEEGQDVGNPDEIMEASNQPDNSITPLDDMQVADGKGDEAN from the exons ATGAGGATTATGATTAAGGGAGGTGTTTGGAAAAACACCGAGGATGAAATCCTGAAAGCTGCTGTTATGAAATATGGTAAAAATCAGTGGGCTCGTATCTCGTCCCTACTTGTTCGCAAATCTGCAAAACAGTGTAAAGCTCGTTGGTATGAGTGGTTAGATCCTTCCATTAAGAAGACTGAGTGGACTCGAGAAGAGGATGAGAAGCTACTTCATCTTGCTAAGCTTATGCCTACTCAGTGGAGAACCATTGCTCCCATTGTTGGTCGTACTCCTTCGCAGTGTCTTGAACGGTATGAGAAACTCCTTGACACCGCTTGTGTTAAGGATGATAACTATGAACCTGGTGATGACCCTAGGAAATTGCGTCCGGGGGAGATTGATCCGAATCCTGAATCGAAGCCTGCACGACCTGATCCTGTTGATATGGATGAGGACGAGAAGGAGATGCTTTCCGAAGCACGTGCTCGGTTGGCTAACACGAAAGGTAAAAAAGCAAAAAGGAAAGCTAGGGAGAAACAGCTTGAGGAAGCAAGGAGGCTCGCTTCTTTACAGAAAAAGAGAGAACTGAAGGCTGCTGGGATTGATATAAGGCAGCGGAGGAGGAAAAGGAGAGGGATTGATTATAATGCAGAAATTCCGTTTGAGAAGAGGCCTCCTCCGGGTTATTTTGATGTTGCTGATGAGGATAGGGAGGTGGAGCAGCCTGCATTCCCTACTACTATTGAAGAACTTGAGGGGAAAAGAAGGATTGATGTTGAGGCACAGTTGAGAAAGCAAGACGTTGCAAGGAATAAAATTGCAGAGAGGCAAGATGCCCCAGCTGCTATTCTGCATGCCAACAAGCTGAATGACCCAGAAACAGTTAGAAAGAGATCAAAACTGATGCTTCCACCGCCTCAGATTTCCGATCAAGAATTGGATGAAATTGCCAAGTTGGGTTATGCCAGTGACCTTGTGGGCAGCGAGGAACTCACCGAAGGTAGCAGTGCTACCCGTGCTCTTCTCCCTAATTATCCACAGACACCCAACCAAGCCAAGACTCCTTTAAGAACTCCTCAGAGAACACCAGCTAGTAAAGGAGATGCTATCATGATGGAAGCTGAAAATTTGGCCAGGCTGAGGGAGTCTCAGACACCACTTTTAGGAGGAGAAAACCCGGAGTTGCATCCTTCAGATTTCTCTGGGGTCACTcctaagaaaaaggaaattcaCACTCCAAACCCGCTGCTGACTCCCTCTGCAACCCCGGGAAGTGCAGGCCTTACTCCCAGAAGTGGTATGACACCGGCAAGGGATGGTTTTTCTTTTGGCATGACTCCGAAGGGAACTCCTCTCAGGGATGAGCTACATATCAATGAAGATATGGAGATGCGTGATAGTGCTAAGCTCGAGCTACGGAGACAAGCTGATATGAAAAAAAGTCTGCGCTCTGGTTTAAGCAGCCTTCCACAGCCTAAAAATGAGTACCAGATAGTGATGCAACCAATTCAAGAAGATGTTGAAGAGCCCGAGGAGAAGATTGAAGAGGATATGTCTGATAGAATGGCTAGAGAAAAGGCAGAAGAAGAGGCGCGGCAGCAGGCATTACTTAGAAAACGATCAAAAGTCCTTCAAAGGGAACTTCCTAGGCCTCCTCCAGCATCTCTGGAGCTTATTAGGAACTCCTTGATAAGAGCTGACGGAGACAAAAGTTCATTTGTTCCACCAACCCCTATTGAGCAAGCCGACGAGATGATAAGAAAGGAGCTTCTAGCCTTACTTGAGCATGACAATGCTAAGTATCCGCTTGAAGAGATAGCAAATAAGGAGAGAAAGAAAGGATCCAAACGAGCAGCAAATGGGCCTGCTATCCCTGTCATAGAAGATTATCAGGAGGACGAGATGAAATCT GCTGATCAATTGATAAAAGATGAAGCCCAGTATCTTCGTGAGGCAATGGGGCATGAAAATGATTCCCTCGAGGAATTTGTTGAAGCACATACAACTTGCATTAATGATTTAATGTACTTTGATACCCGTAACGCTTATGGTCTATCAAGTGTTGCTGGAAATGCAGAGAAGCTAGCAGCTTTGCAGAATGAATTTGAGAATGTGAGAAGTAAGCTGGATGACGGGAAGGAGAAGTTGATTCGACTTGAGAAGAAGGTTACAACATTCACGCAAGGGTATGAG ATGAGATCAAAAAAAGGTCTTTGGCCACAAATCGAGGCCACTTTCAAGCAGATGGACGTGGCTGCAACAGAATTTGAGTGTTTTCAAGCTTTAAAAAAGCAGGAGCAGTCAGCAGCATCACATAGGATAAACAATCTTTGGTCTGAAGTTCAGAAGCAAAAGGAACTTGAGAAAATTTTACAGAAGAGGTATGGGGATCTTACGACAGAGCTGGAAAGGACCCAAAATGTAATGGAGCACTTCAGGGTACAAGCACAACAGAAGGAAGAAATTGAAGCCAAGAATCATGCACAAGAAGAGGTACAAGCACAGCAAAAGGAAGAAATCGAAGCCAAGAATCATGCAATAGAAGAGGTACAAGCACAACAGCAAGAAGAAACTGAAGCTAAGAATCATGTACTTGAGAGTACTGAAGCCACAGCTGATGAAATTAATGTGCAGGGTACAGAAAATAGTGAAGCGGTGCCCCTCTCAGCGGACCAGCAAATAGCTACCATGCAAGATCAGGCTACTTCTAGCTCCAAAATCGACATGGATGTGGATTCTAGTGAAGCACAAATGACAGACAGTACTGGTGTTACATTGCCAGATGCACCTGTTGCAGAGGATGGGCATTCAAATGTTCTAGAAGACAAAAACGTTGAAAGTTATATTGAAAATAGTGAGACTACAGTAGATATGAGTGCTGCGGTGGAAATAAAAAGTAATGAGGGAAATGAGGAGGGTCAAGATGTTGGGAATCCAGATGAGATTATGGAAGCTTCAAACCAACCTGATAATAGCATAACTCCGCTTGATGACATGCAAGTTGCTGATGGTAAAGGAGATGAGGCAAATTAG